A stretch of Paludisphaera borealis DNA encodes these proteins:
- a CDS encoding complex I subunit 4 family protein, with translation MSDNLLLTSIWLLPLIGAAVVLLIPKQSESLVKYVATAFMVANFAATLVALGVYLGDAKAATPLQYRASQNQLVADAGGSVVVTDESQGEGDLVVRRAWIPAFNIQYYLGLDGISLSLVVLTGLISLLACIASWNIDRQVRGYYGLFLLLVASMMGVFVSLDLFLFYVFFEIMLLPMYFLIAIWGGENREYAAIKFLLYTLFGSVFILVSILILYFWPGDAGAISLVNATGQAQAFHGHSFDIVELTAIATASSYYGRYIQGWIFVLFLVGFIIKLPSFPFHTWLPDAHVQAPTPISMILAGVLLKIGGYGLIRLAWPLAPAGAYDWSYFVAALGVFSIIYGALVAMAQTDFKKLVAYSSVSHMGYVTLGMAVMNLSNSPQYYAYGVNGAMYMMLAHGITSAGMFFLVGVIYDRAHTRDLDKLGGLNNIMPMYGAVSYVIFFGSMGLPGLCGFVAEVFVLLAAFNYSVRLAVVAAAAVVLTAGYILWTIQRVFLGRNQAWKGLPDMSLRELVIAAPLVVLTVLMGVFPQGLILSWMSPSVNQMVNGVFTARELNTGAPDQPPVARLIAPRVPGEPVATPAIPPVVARTP, from the coding sequence ATGAGCGACAACCTACTCCTGACGTCCATCTGGCTTCTCCCCTTGATCGGCGCGGCAGTCGTGCTGCTGATCCCCAAGCAGTCCGAGTCGTTGGTCAAGTACGTGGCGACGGCCTTCATGGTCGCGAACTTCGCGGCGACGCTCGTCGCGCTCGGCGTATATCTGGGCGACGCCAAGGCGGCGACCCCGCTCCAGTACCGCGCCTCGCAGAACCAGCTTGTGGCCGACGCCGGCGGAAGCGTCGTCGTCACCGACGAATCGCAGGGTGAAGGCGATCTGGTCGTCCGTCGCGCCTGGATTCCCGCGTTCAACATCCAGTACTACCTGGGTCTCGACGGCATCAGCCTCAGCCTCGTGGTGCTCACCGGCCTGATCAGCTTGCTGGCCTGCATCGCCTCGTGGAACATCGACCGCCAGGTCCGGGGCTACTACGGGCTCTTCCTGCTGCTGGTCGCCAGCATGATGGGTGTGTTCGTGTCGCTCGACCTGTTCCTGTTCTACGTGTTCTTCGAGATCATGCTCTTGCCAATGTACTTCCTGATCGCCATCTGGGGAGGCGAGAATCGGGAATACGCGGCGATCAAGTTCCTGCTCTACACGCTGTTCGGCTCGGTGTTCATCCTGGTCTCGATCCTGATCCTCTACTTCTGGCCGGGCGACGCGGGGGCGATCAGCCTCGTCAACGCCACCGGCCAGGCGCAGGCGTTCCACGGCCACTCGTTCGACATCGTCGAGTTGACCGCGATCGCCACGGCGTCGAGCTACTACGGGCGGTACATCCAGGGGTGGATCTTCGTCCTCTTCCTGGTCGGCTTCATCATCAAGCTGCCGTCGTTCCCGTTCCACACCTGGCTGCCCGACGCGCACGTCCAGGCACCGACGCCGATCAGCATGATCCTGGCGGGCGTGTTGCTCAAGATCGGCGGCTACGGCCTGATCCGGCTGGCCTGGCCGCTCGCTCCCGCCGGCGCGTACGACTGGTCGTACTTCGTGGCCGCGCTCGGGGTCTTCAGCATCATCTATGGCGCGCTTGTGGCCATGGCCCAGACCGACTTCAAGAAGCTGGTCGCCTACAGCTCGGTCAGCCACATGGGTTACGTGACGCTCGGCATGGCGGTGATGAACCTGTCGAACAGCCCCCAGTATTACGCCTACGGCGTCAACGGGGCGATGTACATGATGCTCGCCCACGGCATCACCTCGGCCGGCATGTTCTTCCTCGTCGGCGTGATCTACGACCGGGCCCACACCCGCGACCTCGACAAACTCGGCGGCCTGAACAACATCATGCCGATGTACGGGGCCGTCTCGTACGTCATCTTCTTCGGGTCGATGGGCCTGCCGGGTCTCTGCGGCTTCGTCGCCGAGGTGTTCGTCCTGCTGGCCGCGTTCAACTACAGCGTCCGGCTGGCGGTCGTCGCCGCGGCCGCCGTGGTCCTCACCGCCGGCTACATCCTCTGGACCATCCAGCGCGTCTTCCTCGGCCGCAACCAGGCCTGGAAAGGGTTGCCCGACATGAGCCTCCGCGAACTCGTCATCGCGGCCCCGCTCGTGGTGCTCACGGTCCTCATGGGCGTCTTCCCCCAGGGCCTGATCTTGAGCTGGATGAGCCCGTCGGTCAACCAGATGGTCAACGGCGTGTTCACGGCCCGCGAGCTGAACACGGGCGCCCCGGATCAGCCCCCGGTCGCCCGGCTCATCGCGCCTCGCGTCCCCGGTGAGCCCGTCGCAACCCCAGCGATCCCCCCGGTCGTCGCGCGGACGCCCTGA